The Candidatus Atribacteria bacterium ADurb.Bin276 sequence AATATTGCGGCAAGCTTTAGAGGCAGAAGGATTTGAAGTGTATGAAGATGAATGGTGGCATTTTGATTATAAAGACAGCAAAAAGTATCCAATAATAAATATTTTATTCGAAGATATTAGTTAACTAACAGTTCAAGATATTTACCTCATTTTATCGATCAAAACGACAAACACAATTGAAAATCAAAAAAGGCGTAAATTTTACGCCTTTTTTGATTTTCTTGATGATGATTATCAGACCCGACCAATCGGTTCTCCGAATGCGTTTTTTATTTATCTAAAAAAAATAACATGATCCTGAAGGAGTAAATTAATCACCTAAAATTAAACGAACAAAGACCGATGGATCAAGCACTCGGAAAGTAAAAGATTCGGTAAAAAATAAATTAACATACTTATCGTCATGGTTTTCGTATCCAATTGATAAATCGTGTCCAAGAATGAGTTCAAAGTCTCTTCCTCGGGAGGAAACCAAAAGAGCATCTTCTAATATGGGAACCGGGATAATTGTAGCTTTTACGATATTCTCAATTGATTTATTGAGGGGATAGCCGCTTTTAATTCCGGCTAAATCCGCCCAGAGAAGTGGATTGATGAGAAGTGCATAAGGACCTTCTACTGAGGCATCGTTTAATATAGTGGTAGCTTCGATGGCGGTTCCAAGAAATTCTCCTGGATCATGAGAAAAGGGAAGGGGTTCATATTCTAAGACTGGTAAAATACCATCGATATCTCCTGGTTCAAAACCATGATAAATAGCTTTTTCTTCAAAAAGAGCAGTTTGTTTGGCAGCGTCAATTAAAGGAGTGAAGTCAACATCAACTGCTCCTCGATTAATATTATCTAATTCCCACAGGTCGAGTTGAAATGAGGTTCGAATTTCAACTAAAGGCTGAACCATATGTATTCCAAATCTGACGTCTCCTTCTCTTTGGTTTTCAGGGACGCTGAGCCTTCCCAATCCAATCCCAGCATAATCCCACCCTTTTGGACCAATAACATCAATAAAATGGCGAGCAGTAAGTTGATTGAGAAAGACTTTTTTTGCTTGACGATCAATTTCCTGCCAGGCTTGATCGGTTATGGGCGCTAAATTTCTTTTTAAAATGTCCATGGTATCCTCCTTGATAAGTGAAGAAATTATTTCCGGTCCTTTATTCAGAAGAACTACTTCAGGTTACCAATCCCCAAATCACCCTTTATTTCAGGTTCGGCAGATTTTTCCGATGTTTCAATTTTTCCGATTGGTTCAGTGGCAAACAAATAGGTTTTTAAATTCTCATTCCATCCTTCCATATTTCGCCGTAACCATTCTAAAATCATGCTGGCATGCTCAATTTCTTCTTCCATATTATGAATGAGAATGGTTTTTATTTCTGA is a genomic window containing:
- a CDS encoding Maritimacin, with the protein product MDILKRNLAPITDQAWQEIDRQAKKVFLNQLTARHFIDVIGPKGWDYAGIGLGRLSVPENQREGDVRFGIHMVQPLVEIRTSFQLDLWELDNINRGAVDVDFTPLIDAAKQTALFEEKAIYHGFEPGDIDGILPVLEYEPLPFSHDPGEFLGTAIEATTILNDASVEGPYALLINPLLWADLAGIKSGYPLNKSIENIVKATIIPVPILEDALLVSSRGRDFELILGHDLSIGYENHDDKYVNLFFTESFTFRVLDPSVFVRLILGD